Proteins from a genomic interval of Neodiprion lecontei isolate iyNeoLeco1 chromosome 2, iyNeoLeco1.1, whole genome shotgun sequence:
- the LOC107222838 gene encoding dual specificity protein phosphatase 15: MGNGMNKVLPGLYVGNYRDSKDAAQLERYEITHILAIHDAARRLHSDKHYLCILAADTPDQNLTQYFPLCNDFIHAARLRGGNVLIHCLAGMSRSVTVAVAYIMSTTDLSWKEALKVVRVGRAVANPNVGFQQQLQDFEATRLQEERRRLKERYPSLALAASDAEICRAALCNYESLALAKEVCEGKCAMGRTCPTGLCRQPSKRNLRRKSSTTSTTSLTTGRTPPHSPRMLPSAPPSPAFPRSASAIPSGQRPRSGPAGLHSYTGSAPPSRAISRVDLSSAVACSSSNTNLSTVGRTGPANSGNKWRLRAGSAPVTPRATPPSSPQHWPRCNPGNLQANQPRLPASPQPQKRDLADNESQNKIT, translated from the exons ATGGGGAATGGCATGAACAAG GTCTTACCCGGCTTATACGTGGGCAATTACCGGGACAGTAAGGATGCGGCTCAGTTGGAGCGCTACGAGATCACCCATATTCTTGCCATCCATGACGCGGCAAGGCGTTTACACTCC GACAAGCACTATCTGTGTATTCTGGCAGCCGATACCCCCGATCAGAACTTGACCCAGTACTTTCCACTCTGCAATGACTTCATCCATGCTGCTCGACTTCGTGGTGGCAACGTCCTGATACACTG CTTAGCGGGGATGTCCCGCAGCGTAACAGTAGCCGTAGCTTACATCATGAGTACCACGGATCTCTCTTGGAAAGAGGCACTAAAAGTAGTTCGCGTTGGTCGTGCGGTGGCGAATCCTAACGTTGGTTTTCAGCAGCAGTTACAAGACTTTGAAGCCACTCGTCTCCAAGAG GAACGAAGAAGATTGAAGGAACGATATCCCAGTTTAGCTCTAGCCGCATCAGACGCAGAAATCTGCAGGGCTGCTCTCTGCAACTATGAGAGTCTGGCACTTGCGAAAGAAGTATGCGAGGGTAAGTGTGCCATGGGGCGCACTTGTCCAACTGGCCTTTGCCGGCAGCCATCCAAAAG AAATTTGAGGAGAAAATCTTCCACCACAAGTACGACTAGCCTGACGACCGGAAGAACACCACCACACTCTCCAAGAATGCTCCCGTCGGCGCCACCCTCACCGGCCTTTCCCAGATCGGCCAGCGCCATCCCGTCTGGTCAACGACCTCGTAGTGGACCAGCGGGTCTGCACTCTTATACAGGATCTGCACCCCCGTCTAG AGCCATATCTCGCGTGGACTTATCCAGCGCCGTTgcatgcagcagcagcaataCCAATCTGTCGACGGTTGGCAGAACTGGGCCGGCAAATTCGGGAAACAAATGGCGCTTGCGCGCTGGATCAGCTCCTGTCACTCCCAGAGCTACTCCACCGTCTTCTCCTCAACATTGGCCACGCTGCAATCCCGGTAACCTTCAGGCCAATCAGCCCCGACTTCCGGCCTCGCCGCAGCCTCAGAAGCGGGATCTGGCCGACAACGAGTCTCAAAATAAGATAACGTAA